Proteins encoded within one genomic window of Sphingomonas cannabina:
- a CDS encoding response regulator transcription factor: MTGRLLILEDDEAFARTLRRSFERRGYEVRTASAPAELDALLADFAPGYAVVDLRLEGASGLTGIQALHAFDPDMRIVVLTGYASIATAVEAIKLGATNYLTKPANTDEIEAAFARVEGDPDASLDARPTSIKTLEWERIHQTLAETGFNISETARRLGMHRRTLARKLEKRHV; encoded by the coding sequence ATGACCGGACGCCTGCTGATCCTGGAGGATGACGAAGCCTTCGCCCGGACCCTCCGCCGCTCGTTCGAGCGCCGCGGCTACGAGGTGCGGACCGCGAGCGCTCCGGCCGAGCTGGACGCGCTGCTCGCCGACTTCGCGCCCGGTTATGCCGTGGTCGACCTCCGCCTCGAAGGCGCGTCGGGGCTCACCGGCATCCAGGCGCTCCATGCCTTCGATCCCGACATGCGCATCGTCGTGCTGACCGGCTATGCCAGCATCGCGACGGCGGTGGAGGCGATCAAGCTCGGCGCCACCAACTATCTCACCAAGCCCGCCAACACCGACGAGATCGAGGCCGCCTTCGCCAGGGTCGAGGGCGATCCCGACGCGAGCCTCGATGCGCGCCCGACCTCGATCAAGACGCTGGAATGGGAGCGTATCCACCAGACGCTGGCGGAGACGGGCTTCAACATCTCCGAAACCGCGCGCCGGCTGGGGATGCACCGCCGCACGCTCGCGCGGAAGCTCGAGAAGCGTCACGTCTGA
- a CDS encoding ATP-binding protein — MTSWFPTSIDRSPFRGADAAGRRNLLLLTHLRWLAVAGQAVTIAVAHLGFGIRLPLAGMIAVLAALVLLNLVTLGALRRRETGNRTIFLSLLFDVAALSVQLYLSGGAANPFVSLYLLQIVLGALLLEAWSSWALVVIAAALFALVAATAPPLPLPPALAIRLPVPYVAAYWGNFVLSAVLLVLFLARINRNLRSRDAYLAEMRQRAAEEDHIVRMGLLASGAAHELGTPLSSLAVILADWKTSAPIAADPRLAEEVAEMQGEVARCKEIVKGILLASGEVLGDAPMRTTLRSFIREVAAGWDALHPDMLRFTDLLGPDLPIVGDRALAQVIANVLDNALEAEATAITLTAERSPEAMVLTLEDDGTGFPVEMLETLGKPYQSSKGKRGHGLGLFLAVNVLRKLGGTVTARNRERGGRERGGRDEGGATVTLTIPLASLAVETEQ, encoded by the coding sequence ATGACCTCCTGGTTCCCAACCAGCATCGACCGGTCGCCCTTCCGCGGCGCCGACGCCGCCGGGCGGCGCAACCTGCTGCTGCTCACCCACCTGCGCTGGCTGGCGGTGGCGGGCCAGGCGGTCACCATCGCGGTCGCGCATCTCGGCTTCGGCATCCGCCTGCCGCTCGCCGGCATGATCGCGGTGCTCGCGGCGCTGGTGCTGCTCAACCTGGTGACGCTGGGCGCGCTGCGGCGGCGCGAGACCGGCAACCGCACCATCTTCCTGTCGCTGCTGTTCGACGTCGCCGCGCTGTCGGTGCAGCTCTACCTCAGCGGCGGCGCGGCCAATCCGTTCGTCTCGCTCTATCTGCTCCAGATCGTGCTCGGCGCGCTGCTGCTGGAGGCGTGGTCGAGCTGGGCGCTGGTCGTCATCGCCGCTGCGCTGTTCGCCCTCGTCGCCGCCACCGCGCCGCCGCTGCCGCTGCCGCCCGCGCTGGCGATCCGGCTGCCGGTGCCGTACGTCGCCGCCTATTGGGGCAATTTCGTCCTGTCGGCGGTGCTGCTGGTGCTGTTCCTGGCGCGCATCAACCGGAACCTCAGGAGCCGCGACGCCTATCTTGCCGAGATGCGACAGCGCGCCGCGGAGGAGGATCATATCGTGCGCATGGGCCTGCTCGCCTCGGGCGCGGCGCATGAGCTCGGCACGCCGCTGTCGTCGCTCGCGGTGATCCTCGCCGACTGGAAGACGTCCGCGCCGATCGCCGCCGACCCGCGGCTCGCCGAGGAAGTCGCCGAGATGCAGGGCGAAGTCGCGCGCTGCAAGGAGATCGTGAAGGGCATCCTGCTCGCCTCCGGCGAGGTGCTGGGCGATGCGCCGATGCGCACCACCTTGCGCAGCTTCATCCGCGAGGTGGCGGCCGGCTGGGACGCGCTGCATCCCGACATGCTGCGCTTCACCGATCTGCTCGGGCCCGACCTGCCGATCGTCGGCGACCGCGCGCTGGCGCAGGTGATCGCCAATGTCCTCGACAATGCACTGGAGGCCGAGGCGACGGCGATCACGCTCACCGCCGAGCGATCGCCCGAGGCGATGGTGCTGACGCTGGAGGACGACGGCACCGGCTTCCCGGTCGAGATGCTGGAGACGCTGGGCAAGCCCTATCAGTCGAGCAAGGGCAAGCGCGGCCACGGGCTCGGCCTGTTCCTGGCGGTGAACGTGCTGCGCAAGCTCGGCGGGACGGTGACGGCGCGCAATCGTGAAAGAGGTGGGCGTGAAAGAGGTGGGCGCGACGAGGGCGGGGCGACGGTGACGCTCACCATCCCGCTCGCCTCGCTCGCCGTGGAGACGGAGCAATGA